In the genome of Treponema pedis, one region contains:
- a CDS encoding tetratricopeptide repeat protein: MYLELKDGISLYNNKKYDEALVFFLSVSTEDKNIKTELDYYIGLIYSRLVQYEHALEYLEQVVTANTDIAKVYQCRLILAFIYANTERTRLAEFELSKLIQGGYESAQVFSSMAYVSYEHNEVQKAIDYYEKALETDSENSTALNGLGYILAETERDLTRALVLCKKASERQPDNPAYLDSMAFIYHKMELPKEAASYIKRAKEQLPENKIISAHYDMIMDTADN, translated from the coding sequence ATGTATCTTGAGTTAAAAGACGGAATATCTTTATACAACAATAAAAAGTACGATGAAGCCTTAGTATTTTTTTTAAGTGTTTCAACCGAAGACAAAAATATTAAAACCGAGCTGGATTATTATATAGGTTTAATTTATTCGCGTTTAGTTCAATATGAACATGCATTGGAGTATCTTGAACAGGTTGTTACGGCTAATACCGATATTGCAAAGGTATATCAGTGCCGGCTTATTTTAGCCTTTATTTATGCGAATACGGAGCGCACCCGTCTTGCCGAATTTGAGCTTTCAAAGCTTATACAAGGCGGCTATGAATCGGCTCAAGTGTTTTCTTCAATGGCCTATGTTTCTTATGAGCATAACGAGGTGCAAAAAGCCATAGATTATTATGAAAAAGCTTTGGAAACGGACAGCGAAAACAGTACGGCTCTTAACGGCCTCGGCTATATATTGGCGGAAACGGAAAGGGATTTAACCCGAGCATTGGTTTTATGTAAAAAAGCTTCGGAAAGGCAACCCGATAATCCGGCATATTTGGACTCTATGGCTTTTATTTATCACAAAATGGAATTACCTAAAGAAGCCGCTTCATATATAAAAAGAGCAAAGGAGCAGCTTCCCGAAAATAAGATAATTTCGGCTCACTATGATATGATTATGGATACGGCTGATAACTGA
- a CDS encoding Smr/MutS family protein, whose translation MPKNFGDILYAWEEMTGKPYGKKQIKKDRKNKNLVENKIKAENEKKINPMELWLRRNGVYDKDAVTEKNKIDYAGLRKQLREMRHEDEIDLHGMTCDEAEAALNVFFEQAKRMGFKKVLIIHGKGNHSQGGAVLAPFVRSYLEKQKAAGETGHPKSADGGSGSTWVIIKN comes from the coding sequence ATGCCGAAAAATTTTGGAGATATATTATATGCATGGGAAGAAATGACCGGAAAGCCTTATGGGAAAAAACAAATAAAAAAAGACAGGAAAAATAAAAATTTAGTTGAAAATAAGATAAAGGCGGAAAATGAAAAAAAAATAAATCCCATGGAGCTTTGGCTCAGACGTAACGGCGTTTATGATAAGGATGCCGTAACGGAAAAAAATAAAATAGATTATGCCGGCTTACGTAAACAATTGAGGGAAATGCGGCATGAAGACGAAATTGATTTACACGGTATGACTTGTGATGAAGCGGAAGCCGCTTTAAATGTTTTTTTTGAACAAGCTAAGCGAATGGGTTTTAAAAAAGTTCTTATTATACACGGAAAGGGAAATCATTCGCAGGGAGGGGCGGTGCTTGCTCCTTTTGTGCGTTCGTATTTGGAAAAGCAAAAAGCGGCGGGAGAAACGGGACACCCTAAAAGTGCGGACGGAGGCTCCGGCTCTACTTGGGTTATTATAAAAAATTAA
- a CDS encoding tetratricopeptide repeat protein codes for MAKKIRFILYIICCFLILACTKQAKAKLDSLAGYMAWKQNDWISASSSFLNSLALAEQLNDEEIKIYSNFGIGSVYLMQNEDLSAFKRFENIKNAKDNRLNSSLYYQRGIIAFKLRQYDKAADCFRQSLEFDSDNVDAKINYELSKKYSEKSESKTQSGGTKGAAEKEDGVFDKAVMDLIRKKEKDEWQKITQEEKKAAAYDF; via the coding sequence ATGGCAAAGAAAATTAGATTTATTTTATATATTATTTGCTGTTTTTTAATCCTTGCATGTACAAAACAGGCTAAAGCGAAATTGGATTCCCTTGCAGGTTATATGGCGTGGAAACAAAATGATTGGATAAGCGCTTCTTCATCATTTTTGAATTCGCTTGCACTGGCTGAACAGTTAAATGACGAAGAGATAAAAATATATTCCAATTTCGGAATAGGCTCCGTTTATCTTATGCAAAATGAAGACCTTTCCGCATTTAAACGTTTTGAAAATATTAAAAATGCAAAAGACAATCGGTTAAATTCTTCTCTTTATTATCAGCGGGGAATTATAGCATTTAAATTAAGACAATATGATAAAGCTGCCGATTGTTTTAGACAATCTTTGGAATTCGATTCGGATAATGTAGACGCAAAAATAAATTATGAGTTAAGTAAAAAGTATTCGGAAAAATCCGAAAGTAAAACTCAAAGCGGCGGAACTAAGGGGGCTGCGGAGAAGGAAGACGGGGTTTTTGACAAGGCTGTTATGGACTTAATACGTAAAAAGGAGAAAGACGAATGGCAAAAAATTACTCAAGAAGAAAAAAAAGCCGCCGCATACGATTTTTAA
- a CDS encoding vWA domain-containing protein — MIKFENYFYLIFILILIPILILFFINIRQLKKSYSNILNSDKIIAGIKLRTLFFSLAWIFLILSLACPLWGAKPVSVRRKGVSVMIVADISKSMTAQDIKPSRLSVQKQFLKMFLEKLKRASCGLVITKGEGILTVPLTYEKHAMFSAIDSLSPHIFSSYGTNLEAGILLALNSFGEKRGNSKIIILCTDGGETEGSLLRAAEAVKKTEAVLLIVGFGTEAGTKISVYDETGSVKLIDSKLDESFLNAAASASGDNSKYFRATQVGAIADILKIIDAGVDDVEKMIYIQEPVKRNFEMLVISFIFICLGGLSFYGKEN; from the coding sequence ATGATAAAATTCGAAAATTATTTTTATTTGATTTTTATTTTAATTTTAATTCCCATATTGATTTTATTTTTTATAAATATACGGCAATTGAAAAAGTCGTATTCCAATATTTTAAATTCCGACAAAATAATTGCCGGAATAAAATTGCGTACATTATTTTTTTCTTTAGCATGGATTTTTTTAATTTTATCTCTTGCATGCCCTTTATGGGGTGCAAAACCCGTGTCGGTAAGAAGAAAGGGCGTTTCGGTTATGATTGTTGCCGATATTTCAAAAAGCATGACGGCTCAGGATATTAAACCCAGCCGTTTATCGGTACAAAAGCAATTTTTAAAAATGTTTTTGGAAAAATTAAAACGAGCTTCCTGCGGATTGGTTATTACTAAGGGCGAGGGTATTTTAACAGTGCCTCTTACGTATGAAAAACATGCAATGTTTTCTGCAATAGATTCATTATCGCCGCATATTTTTTCTTCATACGGAACTAATTTGGAAGCCGGTATTTTATTGGCCTTAAATTCTTTCGGAGAAAAGAGGGGAAATTCCAAAATTATAATATTGTGTACGGACGGAGGAGAAACGGAGGGATCTCTTTTACGCGCCGCAGAAGCCGTAAAAAAAACCGAAGCTGTGTTATTGATTGTAGGATTCGGAACCGAAGCCGGTACAAAAATTTCGGTATATGATGAAACGGGCTCCGTAAAACTTATAGATTCAAAATTGGATGAAAGTTTTTTAAATGCAGCTGCAAGCGCTTCGGGGGATAATTCGAAATATTTTAGAGCAACTCAAGTCGGTGCAATTGCGGATATTCTTAAAATAATCGATGCGGGAGTTGACGATGTAGAAAAAATGATTTACATTCAAGAACCGGTAAAAAGAAATTTTGAAATGCTCGTAATTTCTTTTATTTTTATCTGCTTAGGAGGGTTATCGTTTTATGGCAAAGAAAATTAG